One region of Epilithonimonas zeae genomic DNA includes:
- the ricT gene encoding stage 0 sporulation family protein encodes MSCGCKTSGDSSHSCGTKSANGCSSVDTCGNSYKLSVFDWLSDIDPSKSKSSEYVEVRFKNDRKFYYKNVNNLPLHIGSIIAVESSPGHDIGVVSLAGELVKIQMKKKNVPEDHTLKIYRLANQKDIETWQELRKKENNIKIDARKIAYGLNLEMKITDVEYQGDGSKVTFYYTADNRIDFRQLIKEYASSFRTKIDMKQIGFRQESAKVGGIGSCGRELCCSSWLTDFRSVNTNAARYQQLSINPQKLAGQCGKLKCCLNYELDSYLDVLRDFPSSSTVLNTEKGRAFCIKIDVFKKKMWFAYVENSMAWYDLDIYEVKKLIAINKNGEKAPALEDLKVIENPLVTSDLIQENSVDRFEKKFKKPRSGQNNRDRNPRQGDNRPAKSQDNRNPRQPENKSHSNEQKPVENKSTAPKVQTTDNQQASDNKNPKQNHNRNRQNGQKPVENKSAAPNVQATGNNQPQENKTHKKPFKKPKKKTPPKNEGNA; translated from the coding sequence ATGAGTTGTGGATGTAAAACATCCGGCGATTCTTCCCATTCTTGCGGCACCAAGTCCGCTAATGGGTGTAGTAGTGTAGATACCTGTGGGAATAGTTATAAATTAAGTGTTTTTGACTGGCTTTCTGATATTGATCCCTCAAAATCAAAAAGTTCTGAATATGTGGAAGTTCGTTTTAAAAACGATCGTAAATTCTATTATAAAAACGTCAACAACCTCCCTTTACATATTGGTAGCATCATTGCTGTAGAATCTAGTCCGGGTCACGATATAGGTGTAGTAAGTCTTGCTGGAGAATTGGTGAAAATCCAAATGAAAAAAAAGAATGTTCCAGAAGATCACACCCTGAAAATTTATAGACTTGCCAATCAAAAAGATATTGAAACCTGGCAAGAACTTAGAAAAAAAGAGAATAATATCAAGATTGATGCACGTAAAATTGCTTACGGACTCAACCTTGAAATGAAAATAACAGATGTAGAATACCAAGGAGATGGTTCCAAGGTCACTTTTTATTACACGGCCGATAACAGAATCGATTTCCGTCAGTTAATAAAAGAATATGCATCCAGTTTTCGTACAAAGATTGATATGAAGCAGATTGGTTTCCGTCAGGAGTCTGCAAAAGTCGGCGGAATCGGGTCTTGTGGAAGAGAGTTGTGCTGCTCATCTTGGTTAACAGATTTCCGTTCTGTGAATACCAATGCAGCAAGATACCAGCAATTGAGTATCAATCCTCAGAAATTGGCCGGGCAATGTGGTAAACTGAAATGTTGCCTCAATTACGAATTGGATAGTTATCTAGACGTTCTTAGAGATTTTCCATCGTCTAGTACAGTTCTGAATACCGAGAAAGGAAGAGCTTTTTGTATCAAAATCGATGTTTTCAAAAAGAAGATGTGGTTTGCCTACGTAGAGAATTCTATGGCTTGGTACGATTTGGATATTTATGAAGTTAAAAAACTGATTGCCATTAATAAAAATGGTGAAAAAGCACCAGCTTTGGAAGATCTGAAAGTTATTGAAAATCCTTTGGTAACTTCGGATTTGATACAAGAAAATAGTGTGGATCGTTTTGAGAAAAAATTCAAAAAACCAAGAAGCGGTCAAAACAACAGGGACAGAAATCCGAGACAAGGTGATAACAGACCGGCGAAATCACAGGATAATAGAAATCCTCGTCAGCCAGAAAACAAAAGCCACTCTAACGAACAAAAGCCTGTAGAAAACAAATCTACTGCTCCAAAGGTTCAGACGACTGATAATCAACAAGCCTCGGATAATAAAAATCCGAAGCAGAATCATAACAGAAATCGCCAGAATGGACAAAAGCCGGTAGAAAATAAATCAGCGGCTCCGAATGTTCAGGCGACCGGTAATAATCAACCTCAGGAAAATAAAACGCATAAAAAACCGTTCAAAAAACCGAAAAAGAAAACACCTCCTAAAAATGAAGGGAATGCTTAG
- a CDS encoding gliding motility lipoprotein GldH gives MLRSLFAFVLLIALFSCQNPDDQVLINNVGNQWNKKKVQQFDFDVTDAQNQKNITFVVRNNNDYPYSNLRLIATVEHNKKAISTDTLNYVLAKPNGEWLGTGFGDTKETLFQYKLNYKFPQNGNYSVKVVQAMRKNILPGIEDLGIKIQNLKP, from the coding sequence ATGCTTAGGTCACTTTTTGCTTTTGTTCTATTGATTGCACTCTTTTCTTGCCAGAACCCAGATGATCAGGTGTTGATTAACAATGTTGGCAACCAGTGGAATAAAAAGAAAGTTCAACAATTTGATTTTGATGTGACGGATGCACAGAATCAGAAAAATATCACGTTTGTTGTTCGTAATAATAACGATTATCCTTACAGTAATCTTAGATTGATTGCGACGGTTGAACATAATAAAAAAGCAATTTCTACAGATACACTCAATTATGTTTTGGCAAAACCAAACGGTGAGTGGCTGGGAACAGGATTTGGAGATACAAAGGAAACATTATTTCAATATAAGCTTAATTACAAATTCCCTCAAAACGGTAATTATTCTGTGAAAGTTGTACAGGCAATGAGGAAAAATATCTTACCGGGAATAGAAGATCTAGGTATTAAAATTCAAAACTTAAAGCCATAA